Proteins co-encoded in one Hymenobacter swuensis DY53 genomic window:
- a CDS encoding prephenate dehydrogenase — MVVTIIGIGLIGGSLALSLKETGLAHHIIGVDRSPDNQRQAVALGLIDEPAQDLTEAVQRADLVVVAVPMDAMLTVLPLVLDAATDRQTVIDVGSTKALLLQAVEHHPQRSRFVAVHPMAGTEYSGPSAALPGLFRDKTLVICDAPRSAPDAVARVEAVFGRLAMRLVYMDATAHDLHTAYISHISHITSFALALTVLEKEKEDEQIFALASGGFESTVRLAKSSPDMWVPIFRQNRENVLDVLDEHIHQLQHLRELLHQENYPAVYQQIQQANLIKKILK, encoded by the coding sequence ATGGTAGTTACCATCATCGGAATTGGCCTGATTGGCGGGTCGCTGGCTTTGAGCCTGAAGGAAACCGGCCTGGCCCACCACATCATTGGGGTGGACCGCAGCCCGGACAACCAGCGGCAGGCCGTGGCCCTGGGCCTGATTGATGAGCCGGCCCAGGACCTGACTGAGGCCGTGCAGCGTGCCGACCTAGTGGTTGTGGCCGTACCCATGGATGCCATGCTCACGGTGCTGCCCCTGGTGCTCGACGCAGCTACCGACCGCCAGACGGTTATCGACGTAGGCTCCACCAAGGCCCTGCTGCTGCAGGCCGTGGAGCACCACCCACAGCGCAGCCGCTTCGTGGCGGTGCACCCGATGGCTGGCACCGAGTACTCAGGCCCCTCGGCGGCGCTGCCGGGTCTGTTCCGGGATAAGACGCTGGTAATCTGTGACGCTCCGCGCAGCGCCCCCGACGCCGTGGCCCGGGTGGAGGCTGTATTCGGGCGACTGGCCATGCGGCTGGTGTACATGGATGCCACCGCCCACGACCTGCACACGGCCTACATTTCGCACATTTCGCACATCACCTCCTTTGCCCTGGCCCTCACGGTACTGGAAAAGGAAAAGGAAGACGAGCAGATTTTTGCCCTCGCCAGCGGTGGTTTCGAGTCGACGGTACGTTTGGCCAAAAGCTCGCCCGATATGTGGGTGCCCATCTTCCGTCAGAACCGCGAGAACGTGCTGGATGTATTGGATGAGCACATTCACCAACTCCAGCACCTGCGCGAGCTGCTGCACCAGGAAAACTACCCCGCCGTGTACCAGCAAATTCAGCAGGCCAACCTCATCAAGAAAATTCTGAAATGA